CGCTATCGGGTGCCGAGGGCCGGTCCGTCACGACCATCGAGGGGCTGTCCGAGGATGGCTCGCACCCCGTCCAGCAGGCCTGGGTGGCGCTGGACGTGCCGCAGTGCGGCTACTGCCAGTCGGGGCAGATCATGAGCGCGGCCGCGCTGCTGGCGCGCCACCCGAACCCCTCCGACGAGCAGATCGACGAGGCGATGGCCGGCAACCTGTGCCGCTGCGGCACCTACGTGCGCATCCGGGCGGCCATTCATCGCGCCGCCGAGGCGTGACGAGGTTCGACTTCCGCCGATCCCTCTTCATCCCGCTCGACTCTCCATCACCTTGACCGAGGCGCAGGTAGCACGATGAAACTCCAAGAGCTTTCCCTTACCCGTCGCTCGTTTCTCGCCGGCGCCGTCGCGGCCGGCGTCGCCCTCGTCGTTCCCCTCCGGTTGCCGGCCTGGGCGGGGCAGGGCGAGGCGGCGGGCCTCTCGCAGGCCTACATCCGCATCGACGCGAGCGGCCGGGTGACCTTTCTGCTGCCCACCAGCGAAATGGGCCAGGGCACCCACACCGGCCAGGCCCAGATCCTTGCCGATGAGCTGGGCGCCGACTGGTCGAGCATCGAAGTGGGCATGCCGAACCAGCCGACCTCCGACTACCGGATTCC
This portion of the Billgrantia sulfidoxydans genome encodes:
- a CDS encoding (2Fe-2S)-binding protein, producing the protein MTAFTLNGREVNVTAEPDTPLLWVIREQLKLTGTKYGCGIAQCGACTVHVDGEPVRSCVFALSGAEGRSVTTIEGLSEDGSHPVQQAWVALDVPQCGYCQSGQIMSAAALLARHPNPSDEQIDEAMAGNLCRCGTYVRIRAAIHRAAEA